One genomic segment of Ictalurus punctatus breed USDA103 chromosome 4, Coco_2.0, whole genome shotgun sequence includes these proteins:
- the LOC108264368 gene encoding leukotriene B4 receptor 1, whose amino-acid sequence MFTQPSRGTTVNSTLKQSVYSWLYHCLTMRYLNFSLNQTSESDFLITNGTVGYKQVGAAVFLSMCCLVGLPSNIAVIITIARQWNRRMSFTLKLMLNLAISDSLVLTLAPFGVSGLLYGWTFGLWSCKILMYLVYCAMYASVLTVTLMAAHHYHTIKSKVADLSALERLQKVRRHLLLIGLWSLATVFALPILFIQNVQFKRGSSRCQRTITSHSGKVTVLVLEVLFGYVLPFSIIAASYCWICKTQLQGGKNIRERKQRMRRLVISIVTAFFLFWTPVHVINMIDIATTLTKASSPAVYTQLKLIRRATGDLSKTVCVLNCCVNPFLYAIASGIFRKKRHHHETENNTDITVTN is encoded by the coding sequence ATGTTCACACAACCTTCAAGGGGAACAACTGTGAACTCCACTCTGAAACAAAGTGTTTATTCTTGGCTGTACCACTGCCTGACCATGAGGTATCTTAACTTTAGCCTTAATCAGACTTCTGAGTCTGATTTTCTCATCACCAACGGTACTGTGGGCTACAAACAGGTAGGCGCTGCTGTATTTCTAAGCATGTGCTGCTTGGTTGGATTGCCCAGCAACATTGCAGTTATCATCACCATCGCTCGTCAATGGAACAGACGTATGAGTTTCACTCTGAAGCTAATGCTAAACCTGGCTATATCTGATTCTTTGGTTCTCACTCTGGCTCCTTTTGGAGTTTCTGGTTTGCTGTATGGATGGACTTTTGGCCTTTGGTCATGCAAAATTCTGATGTATCTAGTCTACTGTGCTATGTATGCTAGTGTGTTGACTGTGACTTTGATGGCTGCACATCACTACCACACAATTAAGTCAAAAGTTGCTGATCTCAGTGCACTGGAAAGACTGCAGAAGGTGCGTAGACACTTACTGTTAATTGGGCTCTGGAGTTTAGCCACAGTTTTTGCCTTGCCCATTCTTTTCATTCAAAATGTTCAATTCAAGAGGGGATCTTCAAGGTGCCAGAGGACCATAACATCACACTCTGGAAAGGTTACAGTTCTTGTGTTAGAGGTCCTGTTTGGATATGTCCTCCCTTTCAGCATTATAGCAGCATCTTACTGCTGGATCTGCAAGACACAGCTACAAGGAGGGAAAAATATTAGGGAAAGGAAGCAGAGAATGAGAAGGCTTGTAATCAGTATTGTCACagccttctttcttttctggaCACCTGTACATGTCATCAACATGATTGACATTGCTACTACTCTAACTAAGGCATCGTCTCCAGCTGTCTATACTCAGCTGAAATTGATTCGCAGAGCAACGGGAGATTTGAGCAAAACTGTCTGTGTACTTAACTGCTGTGTGAACCCTTTTCTGTATGCAATTGCATCAGGGATCTTCAGGAAAAAGAGGCATCACCATGAAACAGAAAACAACACAGACATTACTGTAACAAATTGA
- the nudt21 gene encoding cleavage and polyadenylation specificity factor subunit 5 isoform X1: MSVVPPNRSSTGWPRGVNQFGNKYISPPAKPLTLERTINLYPLTNYTFGTKEPLYEKDSSVAARFQRMREEFEKIGMRRTVEGVLIVHEHRLPHVLLLQLGTTFFKLPGGELNPGEDEVEGLKRLMTEILGRQDGVKQDWVIDDCIGNWWRPNFEPPQYPYIPAHITKPKEHKKLFLVQLQEKALFAVPKNYKLVAAPLFELYDNAPGYGPIISSLPQLLSRLTLNLVTQLEYQHN; the protein is encoded by the exons ATGTCAGTTGTTCCTCCAAATCGCTCGTCTACCGGCTGGCCGCGCGGAGTTAATCAGTTCGGAAACAAATACATTAGCCCACCGGCTAAACCCTTAACCCTGGAGAGGACCATCAACCT ATATCCTTTGACCAACTACACTTTTGGCACAAAAGAGCCACTGTATGAGAAGGACAGTTCGGTGGCCGCCAGGTTTCAGCGCATGCGCGAGGAGTTTGAGAAGATCGGGATGAGGCGCACGGTGGAGGGAGTGCTGATTGTACACGAGCACAGACTGCCTCATGTCCTGCTGCTGCAGCTGGGAACCACCTTTTTCAAACT CCCTGGTGGAGAGTTAAACCCAGGAGAGGATGAGGTAGAGGGCTTAAAGCGGCTGATGACGGag ATCTTGGGTCGTCAGGATGGTGTGAAGCAGGACTGGGTGATTGATGACTGCATTGGAAACTGGTGGAGACCCAACTTTGAACCACCACAG TACCCCTACATTCCAGCACACATCACTAAGCCCAAGGAACATAAGAAGCTTTTCTTGGTCCAGTTACAAGAGAAAG CATTGTTTGCTGTGCCAAAAAACTACAAGTTGGTGGCTGCCCCCTTGTTCGAGCTTTACGACAATGCTCCTGGATACGGGCCTATTATATCCAGCCTCCCTCAGTTACTCAGCAG GTTAACATTGAATTTGGTTACCCAACTGGAGTACCAACACAACTGA
- the nudt21 gene encoding cleavage and polyadenylation specificity factor subunit 5, whose amino-acid sequence MSVVPPNRSSTGWPRGVNQFGNKYISPPAKPLTLERTINLYPLTNYTFGTKEPLYEKDSSVAARFQRMREEFEKIGMRRTVEGVLIVHEHRLPHVLLLQLGTTFFKLPGGELNPGEDEVEGLKRLMTEILGRQDGVKQDWVIDDCIGNWWRPNFEPPQYPYIPAHITKPKEHKKLFLVQLQEKALFAVPKNYKLVAAPLFELYDNAPGYGPIISSLPQLLSRFNFIYN is encoded by the exons ATGTCAGTTGTTCCTCCAAATCGCTCGTCTACCGGCTGGCCGCGCGGAGTTAATCAGTTCGGAAACAAATACATTAGCCCACCGGCTAAACCCTTAACCCTGGAGAGGACCATCAACCT ATATCCTTTGACCAACTACACTTTTGGCACAAAAGAGCCACTGTATGAGAAGGACAGTTCGGTGGCCGCCAGGTTTCAGCGCATGCGCGAGGAGTTTGAGAAGATCGGGATGAGGCGCACGGTGGAGGGAGTGCTGATTGTACACGAGCACAGACTGCCTCATGTCCTGCTGCTGCAGCTGGGAACCACCTTTTTCAAACT CCCTGGTGGAGAGTTAAACCCAGGAGAGGATGAGGTAGAGGGCTTAAAGCGGCTGATGACGGag ATCTTGGGTCGTCAGGATGGTGTGAAGCAGGACTGGGTGATTGATGACTGCATTGGAAACTGGTGGAGACCCAACTTTGAACCACCACAG TACCCCTACATTCCAGCACACATCACTAAGCCCAAGGAACATAAGAAGCTTTTCTTGGTCCAGTTACAAGAGAAAG CATTGTTTGCTGTGCCAAAAAACTACAAGTTGGTGGCTGCCCCCTTGTTCGAGCTTTACGACAATGCTCCTGGATACGGGCCTATTATATCCAGCCTCCCTCAGTTACTCAGCAG ATTTAACTTCATCTACAACTGA